A window from Zavarzinia compransoris encodes these proteins:
- a CDS encoding EamA family transporter: MSWSVLFLILAAAALHAAWNTGVKAAGTPALATARLCLGGIVIAVVALPFLPLPAAAAWPFLAGSTVVHVVYFALTAAAYARVDLSIAYPMMRGGGVMVTTLVSPLVFADSLPALGLGGVAVVVLALAALAATAGRRAFGTRGLTVIAANALVIGAYSLLDGLGARASGAPLAYTIWVFALGAFGNLGLLALTEGRGFLAPLARPRDLGLGIAGACASVGSYGLVLTAMTLAPVALVAALRETSMLFATGFAAVLLHEKVGARRVAAACVVAAGAVMIKLA; encoded by the coding sequence ATGTCGTGGAGCGTCTTGTTTCTGATCCTTGCCGCCGCCGCCCTTCATGCCGCCTGGAACACCGGCGTGAAGGCGGCGGGGACCCCCGCCCTGGCCACCGCGCGGCTGTGCCTTGGCGGGATCGTGATCGCGGTCGTCGCCCTGCCCTTCCTGCCGCTGCCGGCCGCCGCCGCCTGGCCGTTCCTTGCCGGCTCGACCGTGGTCCATGTCGTCTATTTCGCCCTGACCGCCGCGGCCTATGCCCGGGTCGACCTTTCCATCGCCTATCCGATGATGCGTGGCGGCGGGGTGATGGTGACCACCCTGGTCTCGCCCCTGGTCTTTGCCGACAGCCTGCCGGCGCTCGGCCTCGGCGGGGTGGCGGTGGTCGTGCTGGCCCTTGCGGCCCTGGCCGCCACCGCCGGGCGGCGGGCCTTCGGTACCCGAGGCCTGACCGTCATTGCCGCCAATGCCCTGGTGATCGGCGCCTATTCCCTGCTCGACGGGCTGGGGGCGCGGGCCTCGGGCGCGCCGCTCGCCTATACGATCTGGGTCTTTGCCCTGGGCGCCTTCGGCAATCTCGGCCTTCTCGCGCTGACCGAGGGCCGGGGCTTCCTGGCCCCGCTGGCCCGGCCGCGCGACCTCGGCCTCGGCATTGCCGGGGCCTGCGCCTCGGTCGGTTCCTACGGGCTGGTGCTGACCGCCATGACCCTGGCCCCGGTCGCCCTGGTCGCGGCGCTGCGCGAAACCTCCATGCTGTTCGCCACCGGCTTCGCCGCCGTCCTGCTGCACGAGAAGGTGGGCGCCCGGCGGGTGGCCGCCGCCTGCGTGGTGGCGGCGGGTGCGGTCATGATCAAGCTGGCGTGA